In one Arachis duranensis cultivar V14167 chromosome 9, aradu.V14167.gnm2.J7QH, whole genome shotgun sequence genomic region, the following are encoded:
- the LOC107466000 gene encoding mitochondrial import receptor subunit TOM40-1-like isoform X2 encodes MGPTEIPSQSTETIKIPTANYKFGATFIDHPKLMLLGRILTDGRLSARVKCDVSENLTLKANAQLMNEPHMSQGMVNFDYKIFMGNKIQTSHFT; translated from the exons ATGGGGCCTACTGAGATCCCTTCTCAGTCAACGGAGACCATTAAGATCCCTACCGCTAACTATAAGTTTGGTGCAACCTTCATTGATCATCCCAAG TTGATGCTGTTGGGGAGAATATTGACTGATGGAAGGCTCAGTGCAAGAGTCAAGTGCGACGTCTCTGAAAATCTCACTCTTAAAGCCAATGCTCAG CTTATGAATGAGCCACACATGTCTCAAGGGATGGTCAACTTTGATTACAAG ATTTTCATGGGAAACAAAATCCAAACTTCACACTTCACTTAA
- the LOC107466000 gene encoding mitochondrial import receptor subunit TOM40-1-like isoform X1, with protein sequence MGPTEIPSQSTETIKIPTANYKFGATFIDHPKLMLLGRILTDGRLSARVKCDVSENLTLKANAQLMNEPHMSQGMVNFDYKVNCFNLPRSFFSVFDIYCISVT encoded by the exons ATGGGGCCTACTGAGATCCCTTCTCAGTCAACGGAGACCATTAAGATCCCTACCGCTAACTATAAGTTTGGTGCAACCTTCATTGATCATCCCAAG TTGATGCTGTTGGGGAGAATATTGACTGATGGAAGGCTCAGTGCAAGAGTCAAGTGCGACGTCTCTGAAAATCTCACTCTTAAAGCCAATGCTCAG CTTATGAATGAGCCACACATGTCTCAAGGGATGGTCAACTTTGATTACAAGGTCAATTGCTTTAACCTTCCTAGATCATTTTTCTCCGTTTTTGACATATATTGTATTAGTGTGACTTAA